A window of Mangifera indica cultivar Alphonso chromosome 11, CATAS_Mindica_2.1, whole genome shotgun sequence contains these coding sequences:
- the LOC123229154 gene encoding transcription factor MYB56-like, with translation MDDSGAASSDDATKTCPRGHWRPAEDEKLRQLVEQYGAQNWNSIAEKLQGRSGKSCRLRWFNQLDPRINRRPFTEEEEERLLAAHRIHGNKWALIARLFPGRTDNAVKNHWHVIMARKQREQSKLCGKRTYSDTLTNSNQFSNNHISRKSRPEDMFFSSRNIGFQNSRIFDFRNTNSDINRTFAVSPSVSQLSWSFAPPMVATSNSIISPSSVDFSRREGRDYLTYPSSSVYGSNWSSSIIGLTNNRRIVQRPFGSFRVGDLHYDSHGKKELIKFSDNSSLRVSAVQQDQGDESIKHDSVPFIDFLGVGISS, from the exons ATGGACGATTCTGGAGCTGCTTCTAGTGATGATGCCACCAAGACTTGCCCTAGAGGACATTGGAGACCAGCTGAAGATGAAAAACTTCGCCAACTTGTTGAACAATATGGTGCACAAAACTGGAACTCTATTGCTGAAAAGCTCCAAGGAAGATCAG GGAAGAGTTGTAGATTAAGGTGGTTTAATCAGCTTGACCCCAGAATCAACAGAAGACCGTTTacagaagaggaagaagaaagactACTGGCGGCTCATCGGATTCATGGAAACAAATGGGCACTAATAGCCAGACTATTTCCAGGTAGAACTGATAATGCTGTGAAGAATCATTGGCATGTTATAATGGCAAGAAAGCAAAGAGAACAATCAAAGCTATGCGGAAAGAGAACTTATTCAGACACTCTTACTAATTCCAATCAATTTAGTAATAATCATATTTCTAGAAAATCGAGACCCGAAGACATGTTTTTTAGCTCGAGAAATATTGGGTTTCAGAATAGTAGAATCTTTGATTTCCGAAACACCAATTCAGATATTAACAGAACGTTTGCAGTCTCGCCTTCCGTTTCTCAGCTTTCTTGGAGTTTCGCCCCACCAATGGTTGCAACTTCAAACAGTATTATTTCACCGTCATCAGTGGATTTCTCAAGAAGAGAAGGAAGAGATTATTTGACTTATCCGAGTTCTTCAGTTTATGGTAGCAATTGGAGTTCTTCTATAATTGGACTCACAAACAACAGGAGAATAGTTCAACGTCCATTTGGCTCTTTTAGAGTTGGTGATCTTCATTATGATAGCCACGGAAAGAAGGAGCTGATTAAATTTTCTGATAACTCCTCGTTGAGAGTGAGTGCAGTGCAGCAAGATCAGGGAGATGAATCTATCAAACATGATAGTGTTCCATTCATAGATTTTCTCGGTGTGGGTATCTCTTCTTGA